The following is a genomic window from Fulvia fulva chromosome 9, complete sequence.
ACACATTCTCAGTCAGGATCGGCAGGGAGCAGCGAACCCAGTGTGCTCTTCAACCCGATTCTTCCGATCGTCCATACTTCTGGTCACCGCAAATGCGAGACTACCGTAGAGAATATCACAGCACCCGATTCTTCCGTCGGAAAGATGCTACTCTCCCAGCCTGCCGTCACTTCCATCGAACTTTTCTCGCACTACTACCGGCCAGAGACGGAAGGCAAGATGTACAAGCCACTTGTACAATCGCTGATTCACAACCCCGAGGGGGTCCGGATGCAGGACGTGTACGATCAATTGGTAAACGACGTGCGTGCACGCACTTACTGTACTGGTGCAATATTGTTCTTCATGAGGCAGAATGCACATTACAAGTCGCTCGAGTGGGAACCGCTTGAAGATACCCGGCAGCTGGAAGCGTTGAAGGCTAGATTGAAGAAGTAACGAGACTGGGGCGCGACGGTGTTGGATGTCGAACGGGCAGAGGTATAGCATTGGGGAACAGAGAAAAAGAGCGCACAGGATGGACCGTCATGCTAGCATGAGCATACTGCGAAGCTCTACAAAAATCTGCAAGTGTCAACATAGCCGGTCACTGTCACATGCGGTTGTTGAAGCTCAGCCATATATATTGCTGTGACTTTCTTCACCTCGACAGTCATCCTTGGCACAATGGTGTAGTCTAACTTGCTTTGTAATCACAAACAGTACAGGACTGGACTTGAACTTGTACAGTGCTCCATGAAAGCCATCCTGAGGCCTTCGCAAGGTCGGCGTCTTGACATTGCGCCAAGGGTGACTGCTCTATGCCAGTTATGTAGGAGACCTGGGTTACGTCGTGGTCATGTCGCGGCAGACGCTGCATTTCGTTACATATCAGGCCATGCAATCGTGTCCGGCGATGGAAAGTCGTGAACTGAGTCCTTGCCCTTGTGATCCGGTGACAACATTCACAGCGTTATTGGAATGTTAATTCAGTGATGTGCACAACGTCTACGCCCCCAATAACGCCAGCAGATATCGCCCAGGTAATGATGATCATACCTGCCAACCATCGCCTCCATCCCATGAACCCTGTTCTACACCAACTCCTTCCCCTACCATAACCGCCCGCAAGCCCGTACTCACCTTACATACCACAAGCCGCCAAACAACTATCCACAGCCTGCACAAGATTCGCCGGCAACAACTCCCTAAACTCTTCAATATTGCTCCCATCAATACTCTGCACCTCGCCCAATGTAATGTTGACAATCTTCTCATCCAGGAAGAAGAAGTTCTGCGCAACCTGGCTCGTTCCCGGATCCTCCGAGTTCAACGTCGCAATAAACGTAGCAGGCTCACAAGTCGGGTTGAATTGGAAGTGGATACTGCCCTGTGGGAAGACGGTACCCTGGAACGCAGATAGTTCCGAGGGAACTTGTGTGGTGAGTTGGCCGGTCTCGCGGTTGGCCAGGAAAGCGTTCTCGAGCATAAAGCCGCTTTGGAGCTTGCCTTGGACTACGGTGAGCCATTCGGTAGCGCGGGGGTGAGTATGCTGGAGGGGGAAGTTGTCAGCTTGATGCCTTCATCGTGTGTCCGAAGGTTCGGTGCACAGGATGTCGAATGCGGTCTGTACTTACAGGACTCTTCATACCACACGCATCCAAGAACCCCACGGCTGTAGCAATCCCCTGATCAACCAGGATCGGAAAATTATTCGCATTCGCAAGGACGAAGCGGCCTCCCTCTCCCAGCGGCGCAGCCCGAGCACCGAAATCGAACACGACGCGATCACGGAGCTCATCCTCTGGAAGCAGCTCTTGACCCTCACCATTAACAGTCAATAGGGTGTTGAAGCGGGCGACATTCGTCACGTCCTGGAGGGCTAGTCTAGCGAGCGCTGAGGCAGAGGCAGCCGCTGCGGAGGCGGCGGCGGTATCAGCTGGTGGTGGTGATGGGGGTTGAACAATCGTTGGGATGTCGAGGGCGCTGGACGTTGCGGTGATCATGGTTGTGGGAGTTCCGCGGTGGCCATTGTTGGCGCCAGGGCCTTGAGGCACGGCGGTGACGCTGGCGATGGCGGTGAGGCCGGCGATGATGTACTTTGCGATAGACATCTTGATAGTATGGAAGTGGTAGGAGTGAAATGATAGCGAAGGGATCAGCTGCGAAAGCGGTGTGGAGGCTGTTCTTGATGGGTGGTGATATGTGTGTGGAGATGGAATGGAATGGACTGGCTGGGAGTATGGTATTATACGACATCCGGTAAGGCTGCTTAATGCACGTACCATACCTAGCTGAGTAGTGGTCTATGCTTGGGCTGTGGGCTTGCATTGCATTTAGGGCCATAAGACACGCAGGACGCGAGCGAGATCTGCTGCGGCTCAACAACACTGCATGTCTTGGCGGGAAGTATGTTGGTGCTCGGGTGAAGGACAAGCTGCGGTGGATGGCTTCCACTGAGAAGGGCCTCTTGGACATCTGTTCATACCACTGTTCCTCTAAACTGGAGCATAACATGTGAGCGCGCAGGCCTATTCCCGCACTTCTGGAGGAAATGTTCGCCCGCACGTGACGACGCTGCTTCGGGCCTCGTGACTGGCATCTTGACGTGGCTCCACGGCAAATTGAATGGCTGGTCTGCGCACTCCAATCAGCGCCATGTTGGTGCTAACTGGAGCATGTTGCAGACATACTGCGGCGGCAGGCCTGAATGTAAGCGGGAGCGTCCGTGTACGCAGGAATAACGCTGAGGAGCCGAAGCCTGGGGACCGTCGCGAAACAGCGTGGCAGTGGAGAGATGAACAGGAGGAAGGATCAATAACCATAAACCGAAATATGGCAGTCTTGTATGAACGTGTCGCTGCCGATGTGACCTGGTGTGCGCGGCTGTTGGAAGGAGCGACCGACGCTTTTGCCAAGGCATCTGACAAAGCCAAGTCAGGAATAGTGCTGCTGACATGTCGGTGTGAGAGCCAAGTGATCCAGACTCACTGGTCATCTCAGCGACGAGCAGCGTACCTTCGTCGGAGAGGCTGGGTTGGATCGAATGCTCTTGATACAGGTGGTGGCCGCTAGCCAAGCAGCAGAATCATAACCTGCTGGCTGCGACAGTAACGCCGAAGCGCAGTGAGTGTTCATGAAGTAGGCACGTTCCACGAAGCGCACCACGCCTCTCAACAGTCTTTGGTACATCGCAGCTGACTTGTGCCCTCTGAGTAGCTCGTTGATGCTCTGCTTTTGAGAGTGGAGCGGCCACCTCTTTTGTCAATGGCCCTGGCATCACTCTCTGCCGAAATGAAGATCCCCAGATTGGCGATGGTCTGGGCATTTTGTGTCAAAGTGACTTTTTGAAGGACGACCAGGAACGCATCGCGACCGACTGAGCTCTTTGTATCGATGACCGGCAGTAGCTCACTTGGCATCATCAACATCCATGGGCTCTGTCTCCGTAGACGGCACCACATGAGTCTCCTCCACGTGGCTGTCAGTCACAGCACTGTGATACCCACCTGGTTCTGGCGAGCTGGGCAGCGGAATCTCATGAGCCAACCCAGTTTCTCGTGGGCCTCGGACCCGCCTTCGCTGCCGCCGAAGTCCAGTCTTGTTGTCCTGATCGTTCTTCGCATCTTTGTCTGCTGGATCAGGTGTATCGTTCTTCACACTTTGACTGTGCGATCGCTTGTAGCTTCTCAGACTGGCACGCTTCTCGGACCGTTTCTGGTTGCGACCTTCCCAGAATGCCTTCTCTTCATCCACGCGCAAGTTGGATAGCACCTCCGGTAAGTCTTCCGACTCATCCTCGTCCGTGTCACTGAATCGTTCAGCGTCGCTGTCATCGCTATCGTTCTCCTCGAGCTCTTCTGGGTAGACGACATCTATGTCCGCGCTATAGCCGGCATCACCTTCGGCTAGCTCTTCGACTGTGATGTTGTCCGGCACCGATCTCTTCGCTGCCTTCTTTGCAGGGCTATGTGTGTCTGCGGGATGAATGGAACCCACGGTTGACGCGGGCGAGTCCGCACGCTCGAGGCGGCGCTTTGTTGCGCGATGTGGTGTGTAGGGCGGAGTGTGCAGACGGTGGCCTGACAGACTAGCCTCAGAGGTAAAGCCGGAAGTGGAGTACAGGGCCTCCAGCATGCCAGCCATGGCGGTAGTGGGTTGATGTGTTGTCACGTCTTCTTATATGTATTGACTCGTACCTCACGATATCTTTCAGCGTGCATCCAGCAGTGTGTCTTTACTGCCCAAGTTGGGACGATGATGCCTCTTCACAATGTAATTCTGTCGTCGGAAGGCAAGCAGGAGCATCTTCGGAAGCGTCGAGTATGAGCAGATGACAGTCTGGCAGCGTGACGTCTTATCTAGGGCGTTTGGGGGTTGTTCGCGGATCAGAAGTGAGGCGGGCGCTGTTTGCAGACAGCGTGACTTGCTTGGGTGAGCAGTGATGGCTGACGCTGCGATTCGCGTTGACAGCAAGACAGCAGGCGCAATGCGAAGGGAGAGGGCGCTGGTAGATCTGGGAGCTCCCTGCAGCGGGAAGAGCAGTTATCTGGACTTGGGCAGCGTTTCGCTGTCACAGTGGCAATGGGTGGTAGCGATTGGCGTGTCGCTTACAGTCGATGCCTGGTAGAACTACCGATCGGGTGCTGGAGGAGTGGAATGCGCTGGAAATGCTCACACAAGCTGCGGGCAGTGATGCAGAGAGAGAGAGGGGGGGAGGGGAGCGACAGTGAGGGACACGACAAATTCATCCCACTATTGTTGTCTCGGACTTGGTCGGTGGGGCCAGTTTGGGCACAATAATGCCGACGCGCAGCTGCACAGCCTGCACAGCCTGCACAGCCGACGAGAGCTGGTGCGGTGGCATGTGGCATGTTGGTGGCTGCAGCAGCGAGGCGTTTGTATGATGAACGGCGAGATGGACGGTGCAGCAATGATGTTGTGCTTGTGCTTGTGCTTGATCAATCAATCTTAGCGCAGTCCAACTTTGGTGCCTTGAGATGCCTGAAAACTATTCGACCCTGAACACTCTTGGGAAAGTCAAGGTGGCAGCTTCATATTGACCACCATTGAAACGCCCTCACACCCTCTGCCACCCGCCAACTGTCCCTCGCACTCAACACAACTGTCTCCACTGCGACCGCACAGCTGGACATATTGCGACTGCCATCTGGTGCGCCAACATCTGCACGGAGCTGAGGCTCCTCCCTCCCTAGCCCAGCATGGCCTCCACTCCCTCAATGCTCACCAAGTTCGAGAGCAAGTCCTCGCGCGCAAAGGGAATCGCCTTCCACCCAAAGCGACCATGGATTCTCGTGTCTCTGCACTCCTCGACCATCCAGCTGTGGGACTACCGCATGGGAACCCTCATAGACCGCTTCGAGGAGCACGATGGACCAGTAAGAGGCATTGACTTCCACAAAACACAACCGCTGTTCGTGTCGGGAGGCGACGACTACAAGATCAAGGTGTGGTCGTACCAGACGAGGAGATGTCTGTTCACGCTCAATGGCCATCTGGACTATGTCCGCACTGTCTTCTTCCACCACGAGCTGCCGTGGATCATCTCAAGCTCCGACGACCAGACCATCCGCATCTGGAACTGGCAGAACAGGTCGCTGAGTATGTACGGGTAGCTCATCTTCAAAGGATGACATGCTAACAATGCCGCAGTCTGCACCATGACCGGCCACAACCACTACACCATGTGTGCACAGTTTCACCCCAAGGAGGACCTCGTAGTCTCGGCCTCACTCGATCAGTCAGTAAGAGTCTGGGACATCTCGGGTCTGCGAAAGAAACACTCGGCGCCAACTTCAATGTCGTTCGAGGACCAAATTGCACGCGCAAACCAAAATCAGGCCGACATGTTTGGGAACACGGACGCGGTGGTCAAGTTTGTGCTGGAGGGCCATGACCGTGGCGTTAATTGGGTCGCATTTCACCCAACGCTGCCGCTCATTGTATCTGCCGGTGATGATCGACTCGTGAAGCTGTGGAGAATGAGCGAAACAAAAGCTTGGGAAGTGGACACCTGCAGAGGCCATTTCCAGAACGCGTCCGCTTGTCTGTTCCACCCGCATCAGGATCTGATATTGTCTGTTGGCGAGGACAAGACTATCCGAGTTTGGGATCTCAATCGTAGGACGTCAGTGCAGTCCTTCAAACGGGAGAATGATCGATTCTGGGTCATTGCCGCACATCCAGAGATCAACCTTTTCGCAGCTGGTCACGACAACGGAGTCATGGTCTTCAAGCTGGAGCGTGAGCGACCTGCATCCGCCCTTTACCAGAACAATGTTTTCTACATCACCAAAGAGAAGCATGTGCGATCCTACGACTTCACGAAGAACGTGGAGAGCCCGTCAATGCTGTCCTTGAAGAAGCTTGGCAATGCTTGGGTTCCACCACGAACGCTCTCATACAACCCAGCTGAACGATCGATCCTCGTCACCACTCCCGTCGATCAGGGCAAGTATGAGATGATGAGTCTGCCACGAGACGCCTCCGGTGCTGTTGAGCCCACGAGCACCCATAGCGGGCCTGGCTCGGCTGCTGTCTTTGTTGCACGGAATCGTTTCGCAGTCTTCAACTCTCAGAACCAGCAGATCGACGTCAAGGACCTCAGCAACCAGACCACGAAGACAATCAAGCCTCCGACTGGAACGACCGACATGGTTTTCGGTGGCACCGGCTGTCTGCTCCTGATTACACCCACGCACGTCTACTTGTATGACATTCAACAGAAAAAGCAGCTTGCAGAGCTTGCAGTCACTGGTGTCAAGTACGTTGTATGGTCCGCCGATGGCTTACATGCTGCCCTGCTTAGCAAGCACAATGTCACCATCGTCAACAAGTCGCTTGAGCAGATCAGCACGCTGCATGAGACCATCAGGATCAAGAGCGCGGCATGGGATGATGCTGGCGTTCTACTCTACTCCACTCTCAACCACATCAAGTATGCGCTCATGAACGGCGACAACGGCATTGTGCGGACACTCGAGCATGTCATCTACCTCGTCCGCGTCAAGGGCAAGACTGTGTACTGTCTGGATCGCGCGGCGAAGCCAAAGGTTCTTACGATCGACCCAACCGAGTATCGCTTCAAGCTTGCACTCGTCAAACGCCATTATGATGAGATGCTGAACATCATCAAGACATCCAGCTTAGTCGGCCAGAGCATCATCTCGTATCTGCAGAAGAAGGGCTACCCCGAGATCGCGCTGCAATTCGTCCAGGACCCACAAACCCGATTCGAGCTCGCGATCGAGTGTGGCAACTTGGATGTAGCAGTCGAGATGGCCAAGCAGCTTGATCGTCCCCAGCTCTGGCAGCGACTCAGCACCGAGGCGTTAGCTCACGGCAACCACCAAGTTGTCGAGATGACCTACCAGAAGCTGCGCAACTTCGACAAGCTGTCCTTCCTATACCTCGCTACTGGTGACCAAGAGAAGCTCAACCGCATGGCAAAGATCGCAGAACACAGGGGCGACCAGACCAGCCGGTTCCAGAACTCTCTGTACCTAGGAGATGTTGAAAGCCGGATAGAGATGCTGAAGGAAGTGGACCAGTATCCTCTCGCATACCTGACCGCCAAGACGCATGGGCTCGAAGATGAATGCCAGGCCATTCTCGAGGCGAGCGGGTTGACGGAGGACCAAGTATCACTTCCAGGACTTGGGCAGCCAGCCGCACCTCCCAAGGCTGTCGCGCCCACCTTCAAGACAAACTGGCCCACAAGATCGACTGGTGCGAGTTCTTTCGAAAAGGCACTTCTTGCTGAGGGTGACGAAACCGTCGCACCAGACACGAATGGCTATGCGGAAGAGGACCTGCTGGTTGAAGACGAACTTGCGCCTACCGGAGCTATGGACGACCAAGACGAGGAGCACGCGGCCGCCGGCTGGGACATGGGTGACGATGCTGTTGCTGAGGTTGAGGACGACTTCGTCAATGTCGAGGGCCCTGAAGCGGGTGCAGGCAGCAGCGAAGCAGATCTCTGGGCACGCAACTCACCACTGGCAGCGGACCATGCAGCAGCCGGCAGCTTCGATACAGCCATGAACCTGCTGAATAGGCAGGTTGGTGCTGTCAACTTCAAGCCGCTCGAGGACCGCTTCATGGAGATCTTCCAGGCCACACGAACATATCTACCCGCCAACCCTGGCATGCCACCTCTTGTCAACTATGTTCGCAGGACATTGAACGAGACCGACTCGAGGAAGGTGCTGCCGCTCATACCCCGTGATCTCGATTCTGTACAAGCTAGCGAGATTGCTGCTGGCAAGAACGCCATGAAGGCGAACAAGCTGGAAGATGGTGTTGTTGCTTTCAAGAAGGCATTGCACCTCCTCATGGTCAACGCAGTCTCGTCACAGGCACAAGTGCATGAGGCTACAGCTGCCGTGCAGCAAGCTGCACAATATGTGCTTGCGATGACGATCGAGCTTGAGCGACGAAAGATTGTCGGCACACAGACAGACCTGAGCTCATTCTCAGATGACCAGAAGAAGCGCGCACTCGAGCTTTCAGCTTACTTTACAGTGCCTGACATTGAGCCTCAACATCAAACCCTAGCCTTGTTCTCGGCCATGAACTTTGCCAACAAAAACAAGCAGCTCGGCAGCGTGCTGAACTTCGCAAATTCACTTATCGAGAAGGGCACCAACCAGAAGTTCAAGGACACAGTGAGTTCCAGACGTCTTTGCATTTGTTTCACGAGCTAACATGTGTCAGGCACGCAAGATGAAAGCGGTAGCCGAGCGCTCGCCCACCGATGCCGTGGAGATCGAGTTCGACACATTCGGCGAGTTCGAGATCTGCGGTGCATCTTACACACCCATATATGCCGGCGAGGCCAGCACGAGCTGTCCATTTGACGGCACGAAGTACCACACCAAGTACAAGGGAACCGTGTGCAAGATCTGTGAGGTGTCAGCGATCGGTTCGCCCAGCAGTGGCTTGAGGTTGACGGTATGAGTATCATGACAATGGGTGGGGCACAGGATAGATATCAGAGACATGCCTTCGGCGCATACGGTGGCTTGTTCGCGGCAGACAGCAAAAGCGATTGAGATGGCGTCGAGAGTGTGTGTTAGCGAGCATTGTCAAGTTGAATGAATCAGAGTGAAAGAAGCCGCCGTCCAGGCAGGAGCACAACGATCGATGAGCCCGCCACGAGCCTGAACCTGCactctagccgactacgcACCTTACTTCGCCATTGTGTGTACGCGCAAGGCGGTCTGCACAGCCATCAAGATGACAGCCATTCCGACCGCCGATTTAGCTCGATCTCGCTGCGGCACTGATGAAGTAGTTCTACAGCTCCACACGCATGGCTCGGCGATACCAAGCTCCAACCTGGAACACACAGATCTGCAATGCATCTGCTGATCAACCACGGTTACAAGTTTCGCAGCACCTCACGACACCACGTCAGCGCGTCGTGGAAGAGTCGGATAGGCTAGAAGGCTCCTTGAAAAGGATGCCACGCCCCGGCGACCGCCCTCCGCGGACCATTTGCGCTGGGCGAATCCCTCATGTTTTACACACTTGCTGACATCATCTTACCACCGTTAGACAGTGCTTCGCCAAAGTATCTTGCTATTCGGTCATGTTTCTTCGATGACAACGTGCTTCCAGTGGTTGGACATCCATGACTGCCGTCTTGGAAACGGGTATTGTGGGCAGGAAGATGCAACGACAGCCACTGCTGCACCGCTACATCCGCGAGCTTCTTGCCAGTGCAGCGGA
Proteins encoded in this region:
- a CDS encoding Putative coatomer subunit alpha yields the protein MASTPSMLTKFESKSSRAKGIAFHPKRPWILVSLHSSTIQLWDYRMGTLIDRFEEHDGPVRGIDFHKTQPLFVSGGDDYKIKVWSYQTRRCLFTLNGHLDYVRTVFFHHELPWIISSSDDQTIRIWNWQNRSLICTMTGHNHYTMCAQFHPKEDLVVSASLDQSVRVWDISGLRKKHSAPTSMSFEDQIARANQNQADMFGNTDAVVKFVLEGHDRGVNWVAFHPTLPLIVSAGDDRLVKLWRMSETKAWEVDTCRGHFQNASACLFHPHQDLILSVGEDKTIRVWDLNRRTSVQSFKRENDRFWVIAAHPEINLFAAGHDNGVMVFKLERERPASALYQNNVFYITKEKHVRSYDFTKNVESPSMLSLKKLGNAWVPPRTLSYNPAERSILVTTPVDQGKYEMMSLPRDASGAVEPTSTHSGPGSAAVFVARNRFAVFNSQNQQIDVKDLSNQTTKTIKPPTGTTDMVFGGTGCLLLITPTHVYLYDIQQKKQLAELAVTGVKYVVWSADGLHAALLSKHNVTIVNKSLEQISTLHETIRIKSAAWDDAGVLLYSTLNHIKYALMNGDNGIVRTLEHVIYLVRVKGKTVYCLDRAAKPKVLTIDPTEYRFKLALVKRHYDEMLNIIKTSSLVGQSIISYLQKKGYPEIALQFVQDPQTRFELAIECGNLDVAVEMAKQLDRPQLWQRLSTEALAHGNHQVVEMTYQKLRNFDKLSFLYLATGDQEKLNRMAKIAEHRGDQTSRFQNSLYLGDVESRIEMLKEVDQYPLAYLTAKTHGLEDECQAILEASGLTEDQVSLPGLGQPAAPPKAVAPTFKTNWPTRSTGASSFEKALLAEGDETVAPDTNGYAEEDLLVEDELAPTGAMDDQDEEHAAAGWDMGDDAVAEVEDDFVNVEGPEAGAGSSEADLWARNSPLAADHAAAGSFDTAMNLLNRQVGAVNFKPLEDRFMEIFQATRTYLPANPGMPPLVNYVRRTLNETDSRKVLPLIPRDLDSVQASEIAAGKNAMKANKLEDGVVAFKKALHLLMVNAVSSQAQVHEATAAVQQAAQYVLAMTIELERRKIVGTQTDLSSFSDDQKKRALELSAYFTVPDIEPQHQTLALFSAMNFANKNKQLGSVLNFANSLIEKGTNQKFKDTARKMKAVAERSPTDAVEIEFDTFGEFEICGASYTPIYAGEASTSCPFDGTKYHTKYKGTVCKICEVSAIGSPSSGLRLTV
- a CDS encoding Spherulin-1A is translated as MSIAKYIIAGLTAIASVTAVPQGPGANNGHRGTPTTMITATSSALDIPTIVQPPSPPPADTAAASAAAASASALARLALQDVTNVARFNTLLTVNGEGQELLPEDELRDRVVFDFGARAAPLGEGGRFVLANANNFPILVDQGIATAVGFLDACGMKSPHTHPRATEWLTVVQGKLQSGFMLENAFLANRETGQLTTQVPSELSAFQGTVFPQGSIHFQFNPTCEPATFIATLNSEDPGTSQVAQNFFFLDEKIVNITLGEVQSIDGSNIEEFRELLPANLVQAVDSCLAACGM